Proteins encoded together in one Micromonospora kangleipakensis window:
- a CDS encoding DUF58 domain-containing protein translates to MRRRPAPSRPADPGLADLAGDQRLRRLELTVTRRLDGLLHGQHRGLLPGPGSEIAGSREYRPGEDEVRRMDWAVTARTTVPHVREVDADRELTTWVLVDASPSMEYGTAELDKRELAVAAVAAVGFLTAGVGNCLGAQVLGPDGLRRFPARSGRTHLLALLRALLAAPRAGGYDEETAPLVPPTLTDGLDGVGRVANRRGLVVVVSDFLDGLPDDPAGAPPWEAGLRRLAVRHQVLAVEVTDPRELELPDVGLITLVDPETGRRREVWTGDRALRERYAEAAAAQRDQVRHALRRSGATHLALRTDRDWSADIVRHVHAQRRLVAAPAAARGGAA, encoded by the coding sequence ATGAGGCGGCGCCCCGCCCCGTCCCGTCCCGCCGATCCCGGCCTGGCCGACCTCGCCGGCGACCAGCGGCTGCGCCGGCTGGAACTGACCGTGACCCGCCGGCTCGACGGGCTGCTGCACGGGCAGCACCGCGGCCTGCTGCCCGGGCCGGGCAGCGAGATCGCGGGCAGCCGCGAGTACCGCCCGGGCGAGGACGAGGTACGCCGGATGGACTGGGCGGTCACCGCCCGGACCACCGTCCCGCACGTCCGTGAGGTCGACGCCGACCGGGAGCTGACCACCTGGGTGCTGGTGGACGCCAGCCCCAGCATGGAGTACGGCACCGCCGAGCTGGACAAGCGGGAACTCGCGGTGGCCGCCGTCGCCGCGGTCGGCTTCCTCACCGCCGGCGTCGGCAACTGCCTCGGCGCGCAGGTGCTCGGCCCGGACGGCCTGCGCCGGTTTCCGGCCCGCAGCGGACGTACCCACCTGCTCGCGCTGCTCCGCGCGCTGCTCGCCGCCCCGCGCGCCGGCGGCTACGACGAGGAGACAGCTCCGCTCGTGCCGCCGACGCTCACCGACGGGCTCGACGGCGTGGGGCGGGTGGCGAACCGGCGCGGGCTGGTCGTGGTGGTCTCCGACTTCCTCGACGGGCTGCCCGACGACCCGGCCGGCGCCCCGCCGTGGGAGGCGGGCCTGCGCCGGCTGGCCGTCCGGCACCAGGTGCTCGCCGTCGAGGTGACCGACCCGCGCGAGCTGGAGCTGCCGGACGTCGGCCTGATCACCCTGGTCGACCCGGAGACCGGCCGGCGGCGCGAGGTGTGGACCGGCGACCGGGCGCTGCGGGAGCGGTACGCCGAGGCCGCCGCCGCCCAGCGCGACCAGGTACGTCACGCGCTGCGCCGGTCCGGGGCGACCCACCTGGCGCTGCGGACGGACCGGGACTGGAGCGCCGACATCGTCCGGCACGTGCACGCCCAGCGTCGGCTGGTCGCCGCGCCGGCCGCGGCCCGGGGAGGTGCCGCGTGA
- a CDS encoding endonuclease/exonuclease/phosphatase family protein translates to MVATGTPQRRVEWQARAATAACWLGVGPGAAWALLRLAGLERGPLVQAVAFTPYVAIGTLAPLVLALALRRRWPAVVAAVAALALVGVVTPRAFASGQPTVGGPTLRLLTANLLKGSADPPTLVDLVRAHRVDVLTVQEFTPGIAAELDRLGLAELLPHRQLNPELGTTGSGLYARFPITEAGVRRNQGFFFSQAYGTLIVPGAPPLRVESAHPAAPYAVEVVPDWWTDLRAQPPATPDERLSILAGDFNATLDHTPLRALIRTGYVDAADQAGAGLAGTWGPYDGDLIPPVTIDHVLADRRIAVRSVTVHGLPGSDHRAVLAELRLPAT, encoded by the coding sequence GTGGTGGCCACGGGGACGCCTCAGCGGCGGGTCGAATGGCAGGCCCGGGCGGCGACGGCGGCCTGCTGGCTCGGCGTCGGGCCAGGGGCGGCCTGGGCGCTGCTCCGGCTCGCCGGGCTGGAACGCGGGCCGCTGGTGCAGGCGGTCGCCTTCACCCCGTACGTTGCCATCGGGACGCTGGCCCCGCTCGTGCTGGCGCTCGCCCTGCGGCGCCGCTGGCCCGCGGTCGTCGCGGCCGTCGCGGCGCTGGCGCTGGTCGGCGTGGTGACGCCCCGCGCGTTCGCCTCCGGGCAGCCGACGGTCGGCGGGCCCACCCTGCGGCTGCTCACCGCCAACCTGCTCAAGGGCAGCGCCGACCCGCCCACCCTGGTCGACCTGGTCCGCGCGCACCGGGTGGACGTGCTGACCGTGCAGGAGTTCACCCCGGGGATAGCCGCCGAGCTGGATCGGCTGGGGCTGGCCGAGCTGCTGCCCCACCGGCAGCTCAACCCCGAGCTGGGCACCACCGGCTCGGGCCTCTACGCCCGGTTCCCGATCACCGAGGCGGGGGTGCGCCGCAACCAGGGTTTCTTCTTCAGCCAGGCCTACGGAACCCTCATCGTGCCGGGCGCGCCGCCGCTCCGGGTCGAGTCGGCGCACCCGGCCGCCCCGTACGCCGTCGAGGTGGTCCCGGACTGGTGGACCGACCTGCGGGCGCAGCCGCCGGCCACCCCGGACGAGAGGCTGAGCATCCTGGCCGGGGACTTCAACGCCACCCTCGACCACACCCCGCTCCGCGCCCTCATCCGCACCGGGTACGTCGACGCCGCCGATCAGGCCGGTGCCGGCCTGGCCGGCACCTGGGGCCCCTACGACGGCGACCTGATCCCGCCGGTCACCATCGACCACGTCCTGGCCGACCGCCGCATCGCCGTCCGGTCGGTCACCGTGCACGGTCTCCCCGGCAGCGACCACCGCGCCGTCCTCGCCGAACTCCGCCTGCCCGCCACCTGA
- a CDS encoding branched-chain amino acid aminotransferase, protein MSGGDKLEFEIRPNPAPVSAADRAALLANPGFGRVFTDHMVTIRYADGKGWYDARVEARGPIPMDPASAVLHYAQEIFEGLKAYRTAEGAVTMFRPEANAARFAASAQRLAMPELPRETFVESLRRLVEIDREWIPEHEDASLYLRPFMFASEVFLGVRPANEYLYVVIASPAGAYFSGGVKPITVWVSPDYTRAAPGGTGAAKCGGNYAASLVAQAEAIEAGCDQVVFLDAVERRFIDELGGMNVFFVYDDNTLVTPPLTGTILPGITRDAILTLGAAAGHRIEERPISFADWQADAASGRLREVFACGTAAVITPIGQVRFPDGEFLVGGGEPGRSTMALRQQLVDIQRGRVEDPYGWVRQVL, encoded by the coding sequence ATGAGCGGTGGTGACAAGCTCGAATTCGAGATCCGTCCGAATCCCGCGCCGGTATCCGCCGCCGATCGGGCCGCCCTGCTGGCCAACCCCGGTTTCGGCCGGGTCTTCACCGACCACATGGTGACGATCCGGTACGCCGACGGGAAGGGTTGGTACGACGCCCGGGTCGAGGCCCGTGGACCGATCCCGATGGATCCGGCGAGCGCGGTGCTGCACTACGCGCAGGAGATCTTCGAGGGGCTCAAGGCGTACCGGACCGCCGAGGGCGCGGTGACGATGTTCCGCCCGGAGGCCAACGCCGCCCGCTTCGCCGCCTCCGCCCAGCGGCTGGCGATGCCCGAGCTGCCGCGGGAGACGTTCGTCGAGTCGCTGCGCCGGCTGGTGGAGATCGACCGGGAGTGGATCCCCGAGCACGAGGACGCCAGCCTCTACCTGCGCCCGTTCATGTTCGCCAGCGAGGTCTTCCTCGGCGTCCGGCCGGCCAACGAGTACCTCTACGTGGTCATCGCCTCCCCGGCCGGGGCGTACTTCTCCGGCGGGGTCAAGCCGATCACGGTCTGGGTCTCCCCGGACTACACCCGGGCCGCCCCGGGCGGCACCGGCGCCGCGAAGTGCGGCGGCAACTACGCCGCCTCGCTGGTCGCGCAGGCGGAGGCGATCGAGGCGGGCTGCGACCAGGTGGTCTTCCTGGACGCGGTGGAGCGCCGGTTCATCGACGAGCTGGGCGGCATGAACGTCTTCTTCGTCTACGACGACAACACCCTGGTCACCCCGCCGCTGACCGGCACCATCCTGCCGGGCATCACCCGCGACGCGATCCTCACCCTGGGCGCCGCGGCCGGGCACCGGATCGAGGAGCGGCCGATCAGCTTCGCCGACTGGCAGGCGGACGCGGCCAGCGGGCGGCTGCGCGAGGTCTTCGCCTGCGGCACCGCCGCGGTGATCACCCCGATCGGTCAGGTGCGCTTCCCCGACGGCGAGTTCCTGGTCGGCGGCGGCGAGCCGGGTCGCTCCACCATGGCGCTGCGGCAGCAGCTGGTGGACATCCAGCGCGGCCGGGTCGAGGACCCGTACGGCTGGGTGCGGCAGGTGCTCTGA
- a CDS encoding peroxiredoxin has translation MLTVGDRFPEYELTACVSLDADKAFETINHKSHEGKWRVVFFWPKDFTFICPTEIAEFGRLNCDFADRDAQVLGVSVDNEFVHYAWRKDHPDLRELPFPMLSDIKRELTADCGVLGEDGVAQRATFIVDPDNEIQFAMVTAGSVGRNVSEVLRVLDALQTDELCPCNWNKGGATLDANALLAGAGA, from the coding sequence GTGCTCACTGTCGGTGACCGCTTCCCTGAGTACGAACTCACCGCCTGCGTGTCGCTCGACGCCGACAAGGCGTTCGAGACGATCAACCACAAGTCCCACGAGGGCAAGTGGCGGGTGGTCTTCTTCTGGCCGAAGGACTTCACCTTCATCTGCCCGACGGAGATCGCCGAGTTCGGTCGCCTCAATTGCGATTTCGCCGACCGCGACGCCCAGGTGCTCGGCGTCTCGGTGGACAACGAGTTCGTCCACTACGCCTGGCGCAAGGACCACCCGGACCTGCGCGAGCTGCCCTTCCCGATGCTCAGCGACATCAAGCGCGAGCTGACCGCCGACTGCGGCGTGCTCGGCGAGGACGGCGTCGCCCAGCGGGCCACCTTCATCGTCGACCCGGACAACGAGATCCAGTTCGCCATGGTGACCGCCGGCTCCGTGGGCCGGAACGTCTCCGAGGTGCTGCGGGTGCTCGACGCGCTGCAGACGGACGAGCTCTGCCCGTGCAACTGGAACAAGGGTGGCGCGACCCTCGACGCCAACGCGCTGCTCGCCGGGGCCGGGGCCTGA
- a CDS encoding PRC-barrel domain-containing protein, with amino-acid sequence MDRLDPHTTHGTTDPMIDGGQGTVAGGAPAGAFDPWRYRDEAGIASADLVGYKVEATDGSIGKIDSASHEVNDSYLVVDTGPWIFGKKVMLPAGTVSHVDHDERKVYVDREKDQIKAAPEYDESSHADPAYRDKLGGYYGENYSALPPDGPARV; translated from the coding sequence ATGGACAGGCTTGATCCGCACACGACGCACGGCACCACCGACCCGATGATCGACGGCGGTCAGGGCACCGTCGCCGGCGGCGCGCCGGCCGGCGCGTTCGACCCGTGGCGCTACCGGGACGAGGCGGGCATCGCCAGCGCCGACCTGGTGGGCTACAAGGTCGAGGCCACCGACGGCAGCATCGGCAAGATCGACAGCGCCAGTCACGAGGTCAACGACAGCTACCTGGTGGTCGACACCGGCCCGTGGATCTTCGGCAAGAAGGTCATGCTGCCGGCCGGCACCGTGAGCCACGTCGACCACGACGAGCGCAAGGTCTACGTCGACCGGGAGAAGGACCAGATCAAGGCCGCCCCGGAGTACGACGAGTCGAGCCACGCCGACCCGGCCTACCGGGACAAGCTCGGCGGCTACTACGGCGAGAACTACTCCGCGCTGCCGCCGGACGGCCCGGCGCGGGTCTGA
- a CDS encoding tyrosine-protein phosphatase: MIGQNGRWGDAPPAVTVSRVDATETSPFPALFNFRDVGGHTGHDGRTVRRGRLYRSDSLHRIDETDREAFTALGIRTVIDLRRPTEVERDGRVPAYDGLTYRHIHPEHRDWAGIRYDPAQTLARYLADRYADLAETGTAGLAEAVGLIADSANAPVVVHCVAGKDRTGIVCALTLAVLGVADADIATDYALSTEASARFSAWVAATTPAAEELPPPFLASPAEAMTLFLTELRVGYGSVEGYLRHAGVTDAQLAALRDHLLD; encoded by the coding sequence ATGATCGGGCAGAACGGCCGGTGGGGCGACGCCCCACCGGCCGTTACCGTGTCAAGGGTGGACGCCACCGAGACCAGCCCGTTCCCCGCCCTTTTCAACTTCCGCGACGTCGGCGGACACACCGGCCACGACGGGCGTACCGTCCGCCGGGGCCGGCTCTACCGCTCCGACTCGCTGCACCGGATCGACGAGACCGACCGGGAGGCGTTCACCGCCCTCGGCATCCGGACCGTCATCGATCTGCGCCGTCCCACCGAGGTGGAGCGGGACGGCCGGGTGCCCGCGTACGACGGGCTCACCTACCGGCACATCCACCCGGAGCACCGGGACTGGGCCGGGATCCGGTACGACCCTGCCCAGACCCTCGCCCGCTACCTCGCCGACCGGTACGCGGACCTGGCCGAGACCGGCACCGCCGGGCTGGCCGAGGCGGTCGGCCTGATCGCCGACAGCGCCAACGCGCCGGTGGTGGTGCACTGCGTCGCCGGCAAGGACCGGACCGGCATCGTCTGTGCCCTCACCCTCGCCGTGCTCGGGGTCGCCGACGCCGACATCGCCACCGACTACGCGTTGAGCACCGAGGCCTCGGCGCGGTTCAGCGCCTGGGTCGCCGCCACCACCCCGGCGGCCGAGGAGCTGCCCCCGCCGTTCCTCGCCTCCCCCGCCGAGGCGATGACGCTCTTCCTCACGGAGCTGCGCGTGGGGTACGGCTCGGTGGAGGGCTACCTGCGCCACGCCGGGGTCACCGACGCGCAGCTCGCCGCCCTCCGCGACCACCTGCTCGACTGA
- the cimA gene encoding citramalate synthase has protein sequence MTFQVYDTTLRDGAQREGLSYSVVDKLAVARLLDEFGVGFIEGGWPGAVPKDTEFFRRARTELELRHAILVAFGATRKAGVAVDADPQVRGLLDAQTPAVALVAKADIRHVERALRTSGAENLAMIHDTVTHLVKEGRRVFVDGEHFFDGWRHDPAYTAAVVEAALAAGAERMVLCDTNGGMLPSQVTAAIAELTARVGVGPELFGMHAQNDTACAVANTIAAVEAGVRHFQGTANGYGERPGNADIFAVVANLQLKLGLPVLPDGCLEQMVRVSHAIAEIANIAPDTHQAYAGAAAFAHKAGLHASAIKVDPLLYNHVDPAVVGNDMRILVTEMAGRASVELKSRELGLDLAGHPDALSRVTKRVKELEAGGWSFEAADASFELLVRSELPDRAAPRPFALESYRVIVEHREDGAVVSEATVKIRVRGERVIATAEGNGPVNALDEALRVGLARHYPELRDFELADYKVRILEGSHGTGAVTRVLVETAGAGGRDWTTVGVHPNVVEASWHALVDSLTYGLDRARV, from the coding sequence ATGACCTTCCAGGTGTACGACACGACGCTGCGCGACGGCGCCCAGCGCGAGGGGCTCAGCTACTCGGTCGTCGACAAGCTCGCCGTGGCCCGGCTGCTCGACGAGTTCGGCGTCGGCTTCATCGAGGGCGGCTGGCCGGGCGCCGTGCCGAAGGACACCGAGTTCTTCCGCCGGGCGCGCACCGAACTGGAGCTGCGGCACGCGATCCTGGTCGCCTTCGGCGCCACCCGCAAGGCCGGCGTCGCCGTCGACGCCGACCCGCAGGTGCGCGGCCTGCTGGACGCGCAGACCCCGGCGGTCGCCCTGGTCGCCAAGGCCGACATCCGGCACGTGGAGCGGGCTCTGCGCACCAGCGGCGCGGAGAACCTCGCGATGATCCACGACACGGTGACCCACCTGGTGAAGGAGGGGCGGCGGGTCTTCGTCGACGGCGAGCACTTCTTCGACGGGTGGCGACACGACCCGGCGTACACCGCCGCGGTGGTGGAGGCGGCGCTGGCCGCCGGCGCCGAGCGGATGGTGCTCTGCGACACCAACGGCGGCATGCTGCCGTCCCAGGTCACCGCCGCCATCGCCGAGCTGACCGCGCGGGTCGGCGTCGGCCCGGAGCTGTTCGGCATGCACGCGCAGAACGACACCGCCTGCGCGGTGGCCAACACCATCGCCGCCGTCGAGGCCGGGGTACGGCACTTCCAGGGCACCGCCAACGGGTACGGCGAGCGCCCCGGCAACGCCGACATCTTCGCGGTCGTCGCCAACCTCCAGCTCAAGCTCGGGCTGCCCGTCCTCCCGGACGGCTGCCTGGAACAGATGGTGCGGGTCTCGCACGCCATCGCCGAGATCGCCAACATCGCCCCCGACACCCACCAGGCGTACGCCGGGGCCGCCGCCTTCGCCCACAAGGCGGGGCTGCACGCGAGCGCGATCAAGGTCGACCCGTTGCTCTACAACCACGTGGACCCGGCGGTGGTGGGCAACGACATGCGGATCCTGGTGACCGAGATGGCCGGCCGGGCCAGCGTCGAGCTCAAGAGCCGCGAGCTGGGCCTGGACCTGGCCGGCCATCCGGACGCGCTGTCGAGGGTGACCAAGCGGGTCAAGGAGCTGGAGGCGGGCGGCTGGTCGTTCGAGGCGGCCGACGCCTCGTTCGAGCTGCTGGTCCGCTCCGAGCTGCCGGACCGGGCGGCACCCCGGCCGTTCGCCCTGGAGTCCTACCGGGTGATCGTCGAACACCGGGAGGACGGCGCGGTGGTCTCCGAGGCCACGGTCAAGATCCGGGTACGCGGCGAGCGGGTGATCGCCACCGCCGAGGGGAACGGTCCGGTCAACGCCCTGGACGAGGCGCTGCGGGTCGGGCTGGCCCGGCACTACCCGGAGCTGCGCGACTTCGAGCTGGCCGACTACAAGGTCCGCATCCTGGAGGGCAGCCACGGCACCGGCGCGGTGACCCGGGTGCTGGTGGAGACCGCCGGCGCCGGGGGCCGCGACTGGACCACGGTGGGGGTCCACCCCAACGTGGTCGAGGCCTCCTGGCACGCCCTGGTCGATTCGCTCACCTACGGTCTCGACCGCGCCCGGGTGTGA
- a CDS encoding AAA family ATPase — translation MTDISDTLASVPSPVDADASGVELDQTLFEVKRVIVGQDRLVERLLTALIAEGHCLLEGVPGVAKTLAAQTLARVVGGSFSRIQFTPDLVPSDIVGTRIYRASTETFDVELGPIMANLVLADEINRAPAKVQSALLEAMAERQVSLGGRSWPVPDPFLVLATQNPIESEGVYQLPEAQRDRFLMKVVVDYPSDADELAILYRMSADRPSPRQVLDPPRLRELQRRAGHIFVHHALAEYVVRLILSTRDPGRFGLPEIAPLLAYGASPRATLGLVAAARAQALLRGREYVLPEDVRELAVDVLAHRLVLSFDAVADGVSAEAVVRRLVEAVPPPRVATGHPEVAPDLAAA, via the coding sequence GTGACGGACATCTCGGACACCCTGGCCAGCGTGCCCAGCCCGGTCGATGCCGACGCGAGCGGCGTCGAGCTGGATCAGACCCTCTTCGAGGTCAAACGCGTGATCGTGGGGCAGGATCGGCTCGTCGAACGCCTGCTCACAGCCCTGATCGCCGAGGGGCACTGCCTCCTTGAGGGTGTGCCCGGCGTCGCGAAGACGCTCGCCGCCCAGACTCTCGCCCGGGTCGTCGGGGGCAGCTTCTCCCGGATCCAGTTCACCCCCGACCTGGTCCCCTCGGACATCGTCGGCACCCGCATCTACCGCGCCTCCACGGAGACCTTCGACGTCGAGCTCGGTCCGATCATGGCCAACCTGGTCCTCGCCGACGAGATCAACCGGGCCCCGGCCAAGGTGCAGTCGGCGCTGCTGGAGGCGATGGCCGAGCGGCAGGTCTCGCTCGGCGGGCGGAGCTGGCCGGTCCCCGACCCGTTCCTGGTGCTGGCCACCCAGAACCCGATCGAGTCGGAGGGCGTCTACCAGCTTCCCGAGGCGCAGCGCGACCGGTTCCTGATGAAGGTCGTCGTCGACTACCCGAGCGACGCCGACGAGCTGGCCATCCTCTACCGGATGAGCGCCGACCGGCCCAGCCCCCGGCAGGTGCTCGACCCGCCCCGGCTGCGCGAGCTGCAGCGGCGCGCCGGCCACATCTTCGTGCACCACGCGCTGGCCGAGTACGTCGTCCGGCTCATCCTGTCCACCCGGGACCCGGGCCGGTTCGGGCTGCCCGAGATCGCGCCGCTGCTGGCGTACGGGGCGAGTCCCCGGGCCACCCTCGGCCTGGTCGCCGCCGCCCGGGCCCAGGCGCTGCTGCGCGGGCGCGAGTACGTGCTGCCGGAGGACGTCCGGGAGCTGGCGGTGGACGTGCTCGCCCACCGGCTGGTGCTCTCCTTCGACGCGGTGGCGGACGGGGTCTCCGCCGAGGCGGTGGTGCGCCGGCTGGTCGAGGCGGTGCCGCCGCCCCGGGTCGCCACCGGCCACCCCGAGGTGGCGCCGGACCTGGCAGCGGCATGA
- the arfB gene encoding alternative ribosome rescue aminoacyl-tRNA hydrolase ArfB, giving the protein MDDGLRVNDRLVVPNGELRERFSRSSGPGGQGVNTTDSRVELSFDLAASPSVPEALRTRALERLAGRLVDGVLTVAASEHRAQLANREAARERLAALLREATAPPPKARRPTRPSRGAKERRLAEKKRQSQRKRERRVDGD; this is encoded by the coding sequence GTGGACGACGGACTGCGGGTGAACGACCGGCTGGTGGTTCCCAACGGGGAGCTGCGGGAACGCTTCTCCCGCTCCTCCGGGCCGGGCGGGCAGGGCGTCAACACCACGGACTCACGGGTCGAGCTCAGCTTCGACCTGGCCGCCTCGCCCAGCGTGCCCGAGGCGTTGCGCACCCGGGCGCTGGAGCGGCTGGCCGGCCGGCTGGTCGACGGGGTGCTGACCGTCGCGGCCAGCGAGCACCGGGCGCAGCTGGCCAATCGGGAGGCCGCCCGGGAGCGGTTGGCCGCTCTGCTGCGGGAGGCGACCGCCCCGCCGCCGAAGGCGCGCCGCCCCACCCGCCCGTCCCGGGGCGCCAAGGAACGGCGGCTGGCCGAGAAGAAGCGCCAGTCGCAGCGCAAACGGGAACGCCGCGTCGACGGCGACTGA
- a CDS encoding VWA domain-containing protein has protein sequence MTWQSPARLWLLLGVLALVVGYLVMQRRSSRYAVRFTNLRLLDRVAPQRPAWRRHVPAGLFLAMLALLVVGFARPNAEVRVPRERATVMVAVDVSTSMLANDVDPDRLSAAKEAARRFVDGLPDEFNVGLVAFAGSAAVLVPPSTDREALHEGIERLNEGITGVQGTAIGEAISTSLGAVKSLDSNAVKDPPPARIILLSDGANTSGMDPMEAAAQAVAVKVPVHTISFGTPSGSVDRGGRAIQVPVDGQTLKAVAEETGGGFHEASTTAELRAVYEDIGTSVGYRTERQDISARFIGLGLVFAMGAAAGSLRWFSRLP, from the coding sequence GTGACCTGGCAGTCGCCCGCCCGGCTCTGGCTGCTGCTCGGCGTGCTCGCCCTGGTGGTGGGCTACCTGGTGATGCAGCGTCGCAGCAGCCGGTACGCCGTCCGCTTCACCAACCTGCGGCTGCTGGACCGGGTCGCGCCGCAGCGGCCGGCCTGGCGCCGGCACGTCCCGGCGGGGCTGTTCCTCGCCATGCTGGCGCTGCTGGTGGTCGGCTTCGCCCGGCCCAACGCGGAGGTGCGGGTGCCCCGGGAGCGGGCCACGGTGATGGTCGCGGTGGACGTCTCCACCTCGATGCTCGCCAACGACGTCGACCCGGACCGGCTGAGCGCGGCGAAGGAGGCCGCCCGGCGCTTCGTCGACGGCCTGCCCGACGAGTTCAACGTGGGGCTGGTCGCGTTCGCCGGCAGCGCCGCGGTGCTGGTGCCGCCGAGCACCGACCGGGAGGCGCTGCACGAGGGGATCGAGCGGCTGAACGAGGGGATCACCGGGGTCCAGGGCACCGCGATCGGGGAGGCGATCAGCACCTCGCTCGGGGCGGTGAAGAGCCTGGACAGCAATGCGGTCAAGGATCCCCCGCCGGCCCGGATCATCCTGCTCTCCGATGGGGCGAACACCTCCGGCATGGACCCGATGGAGGCGGCCGCGCAGGCGGTCGCGGTCAAGGTGCCGGTGCACACCATCTCGTTCGGCACCCCGTCCGGCTCGGTGGACCGGGGCGGCCGGGCCATCCAGGTGCCGGTCGACGGGCAGACCCTCAAGGCGGTCGCCGAGGAGACCGGCGGCGGCTTCCACGAGGCGTCCACCACCGCCGAGCTGCGGGCCGTCTACGAGGACATCGGCACCTCGGTCGGCTACCGCACTGAGCGGCAGGACATCTCCGCCCGCTTCATCGGCCTGGGACTGGTCTTCGCCATGGGCGCCGCGGCCGGGTCGCTGCGGTGGTTCTCCCGCCTGCCCTGA
- a CDS encoding carboxymuconolactone decarboxylase family protein, with product MGLDAVKAALPEYAKDIKLNLGSTISTSTLTSLQAWGTALACAVAARNPMVLREIAAEAATQLKPEAIEAAKGAATIMAMNNVYYRAKHLIGDEQYASMPARLRMQIIARPGVEKADFELWCLAVSAITGCGVCLESHEKTLRGTGFTREQVHEGLRIAAVVHAAAVALDAEAALG from the coding sequence ATGGGTCTGGACGCGGTCAAGGCGGCCCTGCCCGAGTACGCCAAGGACATCAAGCTCAACCTCGGCTCGACCATCAGCACCTCCACGCTGACGTCGTTGCAGGCCTGGGGCACCGCCCTGGCCTGCGCGGTGGCGGCCCGCAACCCGATGGTGCTGCGGGAGATCGCCGCCGAGGCGGCCACCCAGCTCAAGCCGGAGGCGATCGAGGCGGCCAAGGGCGCCGCCACGATCATGGCGATGAACAACGTCTACTACCGGGCCAAGCACCTGATCGGCGACGAGCAGTACGCCTCGATGCCGGCCCGGCTGCGGATGCAGATCATCGCCCGGCCCGGCGTGGAGAAGGCCGACTTCGAGCTCTGGTGCCTCGCCGTCTCGGCGATCACCGGCTGCGGCGTCTGCCTGGAGTCGCACGAGAAGACCCTGCGCGGCACCGGGTTCACCCGGGAGCAGGTGCACGAGGGGCTGCGGATCGCCGCCGTCGTGCACGCCGCCGCGGTGGCCCTCGACGCGGAGGCCGCGCTCGGCTGA
- a CDS encoding S1C family serine protease — MAVQTGLGEPRGPWFISPDLDPDGRGRWDVPGSDRDPGRRRPGRWLTALAVVALSTVSGAAAGGWVAGRDAPGPAAASAAPVPAELVTAAQKTVPGVVSVMAGGAAGSSATGSGFAIDNQQHIVTNDHILARGGGGPVTVELPDGRRFSAEVVGREPRSDLAVLKVPASARLAPLPLAKPNSVRVGEPVLAVGSPLGLSGTVTAGIVSALNRQVRIGSGRHTAVQTDASINPGNSGGPLVNARGEVVGVNTAIATIDGNGSIGIGFAIPIDQVQQTADTIIGKGG; from the coding sequence ATGGCAGTGCAGACCGGACTGGGGGAGCCACGCGGTCCCTGGTTCATCTCGCCGGACCTCGATCCGGACGGGCGCGGACGCTGGGACGTACCGGGCTCGGACCGGGATCCGGGGCGGCGGCGGCCCGGCCGGTGGCTGACCGCGCTGGCGGTGGTGGCCCTCTCCACCGTCTCCGGCGCGGCGGCGGGTGGGTGGGTCGCCGGCCGGGACGCGCCCGGCCCCGCCGCGGCCTCGGCGGCGCCGGTCCCGGCCGAGCTGGTCACCGCCGCCCAGAAGACGGTGCCGGGGGTGGTCTCGGTGATGGCCGGCGGGGCGGCGGGGTCGTCGGCCACCGGCTCCGGCTTCGCCATCGACAACCAGCAGCACATCGTCACCAACGACCACATCCTGGCCCGGGGCGGCGGGGGACCGGTGACGGTGGAGCTGCCGGACGGCCGGCGGTTCAGCGCCGAGGTCGTCGGGCGGGAGCCGCGCAGCGACCTGGCTGTGCTGAAGGTGCCCGCGTCGGCGCGGCTGGCGCCGCTGCCCCTGGCGAAGCCGAACTCCGTCCGGGTCGGCGAGCCGGTGCTCGCGGTGGGTTCCCCGCTGGGGCTGTCCGGCACGGTGACCGCCGGCATCGTGAGCGCGCTGAACCGCCAGGTGCGGATCGGTTCTGGCCGGCACACGGCGGTGCAGACCGACGCCTCGATCAACCCGGGCAACTCCGGTGGTCCGCTGGTCAACGCCCGCGGCGAGGTGGTCGGGGTGAACACGGCCATCGCCACCATCGACGGCAACGGCTCGATCGGCATCGGGTTCGCCATCCCGATCGACCAGGTCCAGCAGACCGCCGACACCATCATCGGCAAGGGCGGCTGA